A window from Drosophila kikkawai strain 14028-0561.14 chromosome 2L, DkikHiC1v2, whole genome shotgun sequence encodes these proteins:
- the LOC108081315 gene encoding trichohyalin, translated as MRLFLIGLLALGSARAFSVVRTLPLPQPHPQLVAYAPARGEFPVVSGLAQGYVRYYDGTGAERLLAYNYPEPLNGIRDLATSTASLIRSGQEQESQQVALFRAWCEQRYQAMRQELERLKAQGLKPSDSMLAQFKPLEQIVKFSAFEAVPGLSPEVQRARDEQLRIWNEARLEVLRAEQAQQQLGQFQKQDVPLIYGQQQVLVKTSTPQVAQPIASPQTHSYGQFGPGQDNLLLKTASLPAPQPVEETPEVKLARQEHLKQFNEALLRQPAQEAPIVKSIPGIQQPFAAEPQPQPIIQTATTITQPQIFIKTSAIQDQQAPQPIEETPEVKRAREEHLKQYNEALLRQPAAPEEPILKTTPIQPESITLRDQQQPLQPIEETPEVKRAREEHLKQFNEAILRQPIDTQQQPLIPIAPIPLFAPQAPQIVKSSIGQLEGPQPIQDTPEVKLAREQHLLLLNQAKLKAEDKVADIADLIRLEERERDSERLQELELRRQEEKEAELERQREAERMREETRLLEAERLKIELEDRQRLESERQAEQQELSQLKVTTSYEKGAPEYLRKADQFKIINNLAQAQPQPQSQPNIVTQQQSVQNGFFLRIQTNQPSEIQTSPADPISSSPNPFLVKYTPQPQLLQPLPIPILSKLKQEASYSTSSTSELDKATKEHFRAHEIALEQLRLANLKNPWTGPDCQH; from the coding sequence ATGCGTCTCTTCCTGATCGGCCTGCTGGCCTTGGGCTCTGCCAGAGCCTTCTCCGTTGTCCGGACGCTTCCGCTGCCGCAGCCACATCCCCAGCTGGTGGCCTACGCGCCGGCCCGCGGTGAGTTCCCCGTGGTCAGTGGTCTGGCCCAGGGCTACGTTCGCTACTACGACGGTACAGGAGCGGAGCGGCTGCTGGCCTACAATTACCCGGAGCCCCTAAACGGAATCCGTGACCTGGCCACCTCAACCGCCAGTCTGATACGGTCCGGTCAGGAGCAGGAGAGCCAGCAAGTCGCCCTCTTCCGCGCCTGGTGCGAGCAACGTTACCAGGCAATGCGCCAGGAACTGGAGCGTCTAAAGGCCCAGGGACTGAAGCCCAGCGACAGCATGCTTGCCCAGTTTAAGCCCCTTGAGCAAATCGTCAAGTTCTCAGCCTTCGAAGCTGTTCCGGGACTGAGTCCCGAAGTCCAGCGAGCCCGCGACGAGCAGCTTCGCATCTGGAACGAGGCCAGACTGGAGGTGTTGCGCGCTGAacaggcccagcagcagctcggACAGTTCCAGAAGCAGGACGTGCCATTAATCTATGGTCAGCAACAAGTTTTGGTGAAGACCTCGACGCCCCAGGTGGCCCAACCCATTGCGTCGCCCCAGACCCACTCCTACGGACAGTTTGGCCCCGGTCAGGACAATCTGCTGCTCAAGACGGCATCGCTCCCCGCTCCGCAGCCCGTGGAGGAGACTCCGGAGGTTAAACTGGCCCGCCAGGAACACCTCAAGCAGTTCAACGAGGCCCTTCTCCGGCAGCCTGCCCAGGAAGCCCCTATCGTGAAGAGTATCCCTGGTATTCAGCAGCCATTTGCGGCcgagcctcagcctcagccaaTTATCCAGACCGCCACAACGATTACCCAGCCCCAGATATTTATCAAGACATCCGCCATCCAAGATCAGCAGGCTCCACAACCCATTGAGGAGACTCCGGAGGTGAAGCGGGCTCGTGAGGAGCACCTCAAGCAGTACAATGAGGCCTTGCTCCGTCAGCCGGCGGCGCCCGAGGAGCCCATTTTGAAGACGACACCTATTCAACCTGAGTCCATCACCTTGCGGGATCAGCAGCAGCCTCTTCAGCCCATTGAGGAGACGCCTGAAGTGAAGCGAGCCCGTGAGGAGCACCTTAAGCAATTCAACGAAGCCATCCTGCGACAACCCATTGacacacagcagcagcccTTGATTCCCATCGCACCCATTCCCCTCTTCGCTCCCCAGGCTCCTCAGATTGTGAAGAGCTCTATTGGCCAGCTCGAGGGTCCGCAGCCCATCCAGGACACCCCCGAGGTAAAGTTGGCTCGCGAGCAGCATCTGCTCCTCCTGAACCAGGCTAAGCTGAAGGCCGAAGACAAGGTGGCCGACATTGCGGACCTGATTCGCCTGGAAGAGCGTGAGCGGGACAGCGAGCGGCTGCAGGAGCTGGAGTTGCGTAGGCAGGAGGAAAAGGAGGCCGAGCTTGAGCGCCAGAGGGAGGCAGAGCGCATGCGCGAGGAAACCCGTCTGCTTGAGGCTGAGCGTCTTAAAATCGAGCTTGAGGATCGACAGCGACTGGAGAGCGAGCGCCAAGCCGAGCAGCAAGAGCTCAGCCAGCTAAAGGTGACCACCAGCTACGAGAAGGGAGCTCCAGAGTACCTGCGCAAAGCGGACCAGTTCAAGATCATCAATAACCTGGCTCAGGCGCAGCCCCAGCCTCAGTCTCAGCCCAACATTGTGACCCAGCAGCAGTCTGTGCAGAATGGCTTCTTCCTGCGCATCCAGACCAATCAACCAAGTGAAATCCAGACATCTCCGGCAGACCCCATCAGCAGCAGTCCTAATCCCTTCCTGGTGAAGTACACTCCTCAGCCGCAGCTACTGCAGCCCCTGCCCATTCCCATCCTCTCCAAGCTGAAGCAGGAAGCCAGCTACagtaccagctccaccagcgaATTGGACAAGGCCACCAAGGAGCACTTCCGCGCCCATGAGATCGCCCTGGAGCAGCTGCGCCTGGCCAACCTGAAGAACCCCTGGACGGGCCCCGACTGCCAGCACTAA